One Lepus europaeus isolate LE1 chromosome 4, mLepTim1.pri, whole genome shotgun sequence genomic window, tttttaggagacccagatggagttcctggctcctggcttcagcttggcccagaactggctgttgcagccatttggggaatgagcatgAAGGAtctatttctttctatctctccttttctgtcactctgccattcaaataaacttaaggaaaaaacaacaaaaaccaaaaaacccctgCAGGTAAGGGAGGATCACTGTATTATTTATATCTTACAGTTTCAGTTAAACAACAAACATTATGCAATTCCTTGTTAGGTTCTTTAGCATATAcaaacaggaacaaaacaaggTCTTGGGCCCTGAGGAGCTTATGATctagttaaagagaaagaaaaatagataaacaaCTTAGGTACAAGACAGAATATTGTTCTAACACTGGCATAAAGTTTGAAGggagcccagggaaggcagtaggaaGCAGAGGTTGCAACTGAGTAGCAGCTGGACATGGAACTCATGATGCTATGCTGTcagcttttctgtttgtttgctatTTTGTAGAAACCGTCCTGTATCTTGAGCAAGTTGTAAGAAGTTTTATTGAGTGACATGGAAATGCAACGGGGAGTCATTTGTTTGCACAGACATCACGGGTAGATTTTGGAAAGTGCGAAATCTCCTCTTGCAGAGGACTGATGGACTCTGGACTCCTGCCAAAAAAGGGAGGGCTCCACAGCAAGGAGGAACTTTATCACAACTCCTGATAACTCCCAGCTGGGGGTGAGGACAGGCAAGGAAAAAGCAGTCCAACAGTGGACAGCCCGCAGGTGAGTACTGCTTTACTGCAGGAGCACTCTAGATTGGTGTTAGTGGAAGAAGACGGGAGCTAAacttgaaaatctttttttttttttttaaattactgtgcTACCATGCGGTAAATGCGCACATTTCAAACACTAGGTAAGTgtacaaaataaaaagtggaaGCACTTCATTACACACCCACTTCTTACTGTAAGTCCCAGTGCTAACATTTATTAAAACCTTCCAAGCATTTTCTCTCCGAAGTCAAACCCACACAcgcactcccccacccccttctccaaATGAAATTGGTGGTCTTCTCACAAATTTGAGGTTAAAGATGCGGTGAAAGGCAGGGGTGCTTGGAGCTCACCAGAACTGGGCGAAAATCCTGTCCAACTTCTGGCTGTGTGACCCTAGGCAAATTCTTTAAGCTTCAACTTGTGtgtgaattataaaaataattactttgtAAAGTTGAAGACTAAAACTTACAGTGTATATAAATCACTTACCACAGACACAAAGTGTTCAATAAACATTACTGTTCTCCGGGAAGGCAACCTTTCTTATTATAagactaaaaataagaaaacgtGTTCCTGTGATACTTTGGTAACTACTGTCACACAAACGTTGCTCATTTTTTCCCCCCAACTACTCATATCCAAgaagttggggaaaaaaaaaaaaaacacaaaacttgcTTTTCCGAAGCATAAAGCTGATCCGTCTAAGCAACACTCACATGGGAATTTTCGCCTTTCCGGGTGTCGATTTCTTGCgtctcttcccctcccaccccgcTCCCTCGCAACGCCTCACTGATGTCTACAGTCTTTTCGATAACTTTTGCGATTTCATGGCGTGCAGAGAAGGCCCAGCCAGCTTAGGTCCTCAACACCCCGCGTGCAGCTTCTGCTAGATCACGCAACTGCGGGGTCGCACCCCTTTAAGCTCGCCCGGCGCAGccgcgcccccacccctccccgagACGCGCCCGCAGCCTATCCGCCACGGCATCGAGCGGGACTGCGCGGAGCAGGGGAGCCCCCGAGGGGTGCCGGCAGCCGCAGCGCGGGCGCGGGGCCCCTCTCTGCGGGAACCTGGAACCCTCTGCCGTCCTCGCCGGCTGCGGCCCCCCAAGGTGCCACTCCATTCTGCGGTCCCGGCCGGTCCCACTCGCTAGCTTTCTTTTTGGGCACTGCCCTTTGCCCTCCCATGGAGTCCTCTGTTTGCTCTCCCTTCACTTCCAGTCACGCATAGGTCACCCTCCCTCCGCCAGTCACCCATTTTGTCCCCTGCCCCCTCACTCATCACCTCTCCCCCAGGCCGCCTTCTCGGGGTGGCGGGGGGGAGGCTCTGCCGACGGAGATGCTGCAGACTCCGCGGCCAGGGTCTGCGCCCCGGAGAACCCTCTGTccgcctctgccccctgcccgggGGCGCGGGAGGCAAGTTTCCGCCCCGTCCTCTCCCCAGTGACAGGAGTTGGCGGCGGCCGCAGCCGGGGAGGCGGAGGGAGGGCCGGCCTGGCTCccgagccccctcccctgctcgcGAGCTCGCGCGGTCTGTGTGTCTCTCCGCAAGTGCAGAGacgccgaggaggaggaggaggaggaggaggaggagaggaggaggaggaggaggaggaggaggagggagttgGGGGAGGATCTCCATTGAAATAAACAACCAGGCAGCAGTTATTAACACGGGAACATGGCGGCCGCAGCCTCCGCTACGGCTTCGGCGGCGAAGGTCAGCGCCGACGGCAGCAGGCACCTGACGGCGTGACCGGGACCCGAGCCGGTAACCGCGCCTTCCCCGGGGGCCGcgagggcgggcgggcggcgggcggggggcgcCGCGTCCCCACCCCCGGCCGCGACTGCCCGTGCTGCGCCGAGCCCGGCGGAGCCGTGCGCCTCCGGGAGGGCTGTTTTTGTGTGCGGGCACCGCCGCCGGAGTGCGCGGAGCTCGGGAGTTGCATCCCCGAGGCGCCGCGGAGCTGGGGAGTTGGggcttggggagggaggggggggtggggagggcgggaAGCGGCGGGGAGACGCGGAGTCCCCGGGAGAGAAAGGAGGCGCTCCAGCGCCTTGCCAGAGCTCGGGAGGCGAGTCCCGGAGCGCGAGGCGGGCGGAGACTGCAGCCCCGCGGCGCGGGCAGGAGGTGAGCGCCGAGGCGCGGCGGGGAGGCCGGGGGTGCGGCGCGGCCCCCGCCCCGAGCAGCCAGCGCTCTGCCGCCCGGCCCGGCGCGGGGTCGCGGAGGCGCGAGGCTCCAGCCCCCCCTCCCCTGCTCGTCGGGCGGAGCGCGGCTGAGCCGGGAAGGTGAAATCGCGAAAGGTGCATTCTTTCATGGAAGCGCGGAGCGGCTGCCGCGGAGGGTGGGAGCCCCCGGGAAgtgctgggggtgtgtgtgtgtgtgtgtgaaggtgaAGCGGGGTGTCAGCGGCGGCCGGCCGGCTGCGGCGcggggagctggaggaggaggaggaggggagcctCGGCCCCGCGGGCGGCCGGGCCCGTGTcagcgccgggggcggggggcgagggGCGCCGCGCGCCGCGGGCGGACGGGAAGGAGctgcggcgggcggggcgggcggcgcgcTCGGGCCGAGCAGGCCGGGccgcggtgggggcggggagccgggGGCCGGGCCGCGGCGGCGCCGGGCTGGGCTCGCCCCTGACTTAACTTTCTGGGTTAGGGCACGAGTGCTGGAGGCgcgctggggccggggccgggggcgggaggCGGGCCGGGAGGTTCCGGGTTGACTCGCCAGCGCCccctttttctctccccttctccccgccCCTGAAGGGACAGGCCCTCCGGGGAGGGGGGCCCTCCCGGCCGGCTCGCGACGGCGACGCCCCGGACCCGGGGACCGTCGGCGTTCGGGCCCCCGGGGTGtcgctgggggagggggccggggtcgTCGCAGCGCGCTgccgctccccgccccccgcccctcgGGGGAGTCCCGGAGGCGCCTCCGCCGAGATCGGGGGGTGGGTCggtccctcccttctccccctccccctggtgGTTTCCGGGGCCTGCGGGACCGAGGGGCGGGAACCGGGGGCCGGAGCCCCCTTCCACCGGCCCGCAGCCGCACTGGGCCTAACGTCTTCTGGGTCCGTCCCCGGTAGGGGAAACTTTCCCCAAGCAGAGAGGGAGCCTGAGCACCCTCCTCCGCCACCTCGTCCTCTAATTCCACTCCCACTCCACCTTCTCCAACGCCTTCCCCTCCCACCGACCCGAATCTCGCTGCGTCTGACTGATGGGGCACCGAGCCAATCGGTGGCGGGGAGCTGACCTGCCGGGTGCGGGTAAACCAATCATGGGGAccggagggaggaagggggcggGGCTTCCCCCCGACCAGTTAGAGCAGAGTTGCGCGCGGGGCGGGGGAGTCATGGAGACGCCAAAGAGCTATCCGCTCCTGTCCATCCCTAGTCACCCGCTCCTGTAGCCGTGGGGGTAGTGTCACTTGTCTGCCCTGGGGAGACGTGCAGAGGTACACGAGATGCTGTGTTTTCTCTGGTACCGCAAGGCACGTTGCGTCGGACTCGAAGTCTGTAGCCAGTTCGGGATGCGGCCCGTTTCTAAGATGGCATATGTTGTAGGGATCGGGTTCTAGACCGTAGCGCCTGGCTGACGTGCGAGGCATCCCAGAAGTTGCCCGTCTACCTGCCCCGGGTTCTCGCAGCCACGCCGGCGCGGCGGCAGTGAGGTTTGAAGCATACCCCTGCCGGCGCAGGGTAGCCTGCGCCCCGCGGATGATGGGGCGTGTGCGTGGCATCATTGTTGTAATGGCTTCACTGGTTCCTTGTTAGAGCAGACCGCCAGGTTCCCAAGGCGCGCCTGAGAGTTCGGCATTTGGGTCTGACAGTTGTGTttgcttgttgttgttgtttttttttttaaacttgtggcTTATGGTGTgcgtttttttctttctgctctttCTTGGGTAAACCAAATGAAGTTAGGAAGCACAGCATCACTGGGAGATGAAGCGTGGGTATGTAAGCAGCCAAGCTAGTCAGAGAgtgtttgcagaaaaaaaaaaaaaagtccgagTAAAACGTAGTTTGCCAGCTTACTCCCACACAAAAGATTCTCAAACACAATTTTAGTTTTGCTCTTAAACATTGCTGAATTGTACGGTGTGGGGCCACTTTTCTGGTGTATACAAGCTTAGGAGAAGGCGTTGGCTGTTCAGCTGTGTTAGGCTCAGGGCAGTGTTTTTAGGGACAGATAGGGTAGACCTGCGGTTCTTTAAGTAGATCACAGGTTGCGCAGCGGGGATGGCAAGCAGTCCATCAGAAAGACAGCAGCTGCTACAGTGCGTGTGCGCGCAGTGTGTtctctttgttggtgaggttAGTGCCCGCTGACAGGAGCAACACTCCTTTTCCCAACTGGAATTTGTAGAATCTTTAGGAGATCCAAGATCGAGTCGTATTAGATTAAGAATGAGTTCATTCATTTATGTGATAAGTAGTCTATGAATTTAGAGTTTTTGAGGTATTTTATGTATATGATGTTTATCTGtactggtttctttttttgtttttttttttttgggtcacTGAGAATTAAGAGGGGCTGCAGTTTTAGGGTACGGTATCTGTCAAACCCTACAAGTGTGTCCTGTCTCATCATTTTCAAGTGTACCTTGTGAATTCTCAATCCAGTATAATTTTGAGTATTCATGGAGACGTACGTTAATTGCATTTTGCTGTAGCCCTTGAGGTGTTATTTCGGTGATGAAAcagtgaaaacagaaaataaagcagTTATTTAGACAGAAGCAGAGCGGATGATAAATTAAACAATTCAAAGTTTGACAACCTTCAAAACTCCCCCATGATTAGTTAATTTAGTTTCTGGTGGCCACTCTGACTTGCAGCCTTCTCTCTGTTTTGTGTTCTCAAGAGCAACACATTAGTTTACTTTGTTCTCTGCAACAGTCCTGGAAAGTGTTCTCAGATTCTTGGTGGCAGAGAGTAGCAGGTCCCCTAATGTCTGGCtggcaaaggggggggggggtaggggtgGACCCTCTCAAGCACATGGAGACAGCTAGAAAAAGATGTGCACTGTCAGCTGTGATTCCATTGTGTGCTCCCAGACTGGATCCTGGGAATCTTCCTCCTGGGAATTTCAGTCTTACCAAGAGGAGTTCTTTGACTCTTGGAGGGTCGGGATTGAAGCAGAGGGTAAAAAAGAGCTCACCAAGTACGAATTGAATGTGTTTGGGGTAGTTGATATGTTTTAGATTTTAACCCTTCATTGATTAAATATAATTAGGTGACTTTTGCTCTGTTAGAGCATTTTCCCGGAAATACAAAATTTAAGGGTCAGAGGGGAACTTGGCTGAGGAATGAGAGCAGCAAGAAAGGCAGTGCCGCTTGGTTGGCCTTATCTATAGTTATTTCATCCTAAAGatctcccagccccagcagaaCCCAGGATCTGCGAGCAGGGCTTCTGTCATATGCTCTGTATTTATGGATTGAGTACCTTAGCTGTTTCAAATCACATCAGGTTGAAATGTGACCCATAAGTTGGCAGCTTAGGTTTCTTAGAAAAAATTGTTTGTGTTGTATTGGGTTTTAAAGAATCCTTCTTCAGCAGTCCTCAATATGTTGGGtagtaagaaaggaaagaaaaaaggacctGCTGTTTAACGGCTTTTCTGCAACACTGACTTTCTGAAATACACAGTATGTACCTATTTGATATTTTGGCCATTATTGTGTCATGactgaaattatatttaaaaagcataattaATGCTTAGGTGCTgttagggaaaaaactgtttAAGAAATTACTAGCTCTTTCATATTTTGTGTTTATAGTTTTTCCGGGTAATATGTGTTATTACAGGCTTTACTGATTTTCAAATGGAGAATAGGAGGTAAAAAATAAGTCACTGGTTTGAGGTGTTGGTCTTTTATTACAGTGAATCACAGAATCATCAAATTAGGATTTTTTCCCATAGTGAAATATTAAGGCTATATTTACGCACCAATAGTGAAAGCTGTTTAAAGGAAGGCAACAAACCCTCAGGTTTTTATATCTTTTCTTAATGGAAGCTAATTTTACCTCTTTGTCttttctaaacaaacaaacaaaaagatattcttagtgttgttttttgttttaaaaggctTCTAGAAGGGTTTATAAATGGCACACTGTAGAAAGAATATGTCATACTACTCTAAAGCCTATTAAAGTACTATCTGGAAAACCTATAAATACCACTTGAATTGGGGTATCACAGACCTTCAGTTCATTCACAATGAGGATACATACTTTATGGATTTCTAAGTGCTA contains:
- the LOC133758701 gene encoding basic proline-rich protein-like — encoded protein: MMPRTRPIIRGAQATLRRQGYASNLTAAAPAWLREPGAGRRATSGMPRTSARRYGLEPDPYNICHLRNGPHPELATDFESDATCLAVPEKTQHLVYLCTSPQGRQVTLPPRLQERVSSPPPIGSVPHQSDAARFGSVGGEGVGEGGVGVELEDEVAEEGAQAPSLLGESFPYRGRTQKTLGPVRLRAGGRGLRPPVPAPRSRRPRKPPGGGGEGRDRPTPRSRRRRLRDSPEGRGAGSGSALRRPRPPPPATPRGPERRRSPGPGRRRREPAGRAPLPGGPVPSGAGRRGEKKGALASQPGTSRPASRPRPRPQRASSTRALTQKVKSGASPARRRRGPAPGSPPPPRPGLLGPSAPPAPPAAAPSRPPAARGAPRPPPPALTRARPPAGPRLPSSSSSSSPRRSRPAAADTPLHLHTHTHTPPALPGGSHPPRQPLRASMKECTFRDFTFPAQPRSARRAGEGGLEPRASATPRRAGRQSAGCSGRGPRRTPGLPAAPRRSPPARAAGLQSPPASRSGTRLPSSGKALERLLSLPGTPRLPAASRPPHPPLPPQAPTPQLRGASGMQLPSSAHSGGGARTQKQPSRRRTAPPGSAQHGQSRPGVGTRRPPPAARPPSRPPGKARLPARVPVTPSETHRPRELASRGGGSGARPALPPPPRLRPPPTPVTGERTGRKLASRAPGQGAEADRGFSGAQTLAAESAASPSAEPPPRHPEKAAWGRGDE